One window of Penaeus chinensis breed Huanghai No. 1 chromosome 34, ASM1920278v2, whole genome shotgun sequence genomic DNA carries:
- the LOC125043720 gene encoding uncharacterized protein LOC125043720 codes for MNKVTTNEKEVKLLRNVDTRKAIGPDGVNPRLLQRCTKELSSLLTLIFNTCLSSCKWPTPFETNKILEKITSSQLTNHINKNHLLSTRQNAFRKKRSAAELLLQMTADWSAALDCGQRTYVLAMDIEGTFDRVWHLGLLSKLKAFGVDVLVNVKHYDIKAGVPQGSI; via the exons atgaataAGGTTACAACAAACGAGAAAGAAGTGAAGCTCCTGCGCAATGTAGACACGAGAAAAGCTATAGGACCTGACGGTGTTAACCCTCGGCTGCTTCAGAGGTGCACAAAAGAGCTGTCGTCTCTTCTCACATTAATTTTTAACACATGTTTAAGCTCCTGCAAATGGCCTACACCTTTTGAAACAAA CAAGATACTTGAAAAAATAACATCTTCCCAGCTTACAAACCACATCAACAAAAACCACCTTCTGTCTACCCGGCAAAATGCCTTTCGGAAGAAGCGCTCTGCTGCCGAACTGCTGTTACAGATGACTGCAGACTGGTCAGCTGCACTTGACTGCGGACAGCGCACTTATGTTCTTGCCATGGACATAGAGGGAACCTTTGATAGGGTATGGCACCTAGGCTTGTTAAGCAAGTTAAAAGCATTTGGAGTGGACGTCCTGGTCAATGTAAAACACTATGACATCAAAGCAGGTGTCCCTCAAGGAAGCATATAG